The Sander lucioperca isolate FBNREF2018 chromosome 4, SLUC_FBN_1.2, whole genome shotgun sequence DNA segment tgaaagGCACATCCATACCCAGTAAAAAAAACCTTTAGTCCGTGATCTTTACATTTGTAGGCTTAAGTAAATCTAACAGAATACATCTCTAGTCTCACCTTCTTTAGTCAGGGGTCTCCTCACAACATACTGTCTCACGTCATCCTCCTTAGCCAGGTTGAAGAGCTTGCGGATCTTGCTGGCCCTCTTGGGACCAAGACGGCGAGGGACGGTGCTGTCGGTCAGGCCGGGAATGTCCTTCTCACCTGAGAAAAACATCATGAGGAGATGAGCCAAGCGTTCATCATTAAAAACCAATTGCACTTACAAGTCGCACTGCTATACCTGAAGTACTTGCatgatttgttaaaaaaaaaaaaaaaaaaaaaaaaggggggtacCTAGCGTTTAGTTTCCCAGTGAAAAGAGGCAGCTGCCTGCAGCCCAAAGCAGCTAAATAACCAGCATGACTATCTATCTACACTTTGTTGAaattagggctgttggaacgaattgcgaattaatttggttaaaaaaaaaaaaaaaatcaatactattcgaatgctgaaattactattagaaagtgaatttttttttttttttttaaataggttGGCCAACATTGCCTAATCTCCCAGGTCTCACATCTGAGGAACAATAAGttacgggagtgagaaacacaaggaactgtgagctaacgttacgtaccgagtaaatTTAGTacagggggagtgacaggctgcggctggaaatcggaagaaggatgggaaatagttttagCATGAGTTTAAAAATcaacatccaccgagccaaaatgcttaGGTTATCAATAGTTAGCTCATTCTGGTGTCCTAACTGCGTCGCaagttataggagcttagctgggagcttcatggagacagctaaagattatgttagctgccctacagctgtcagagttagcttcgacttcatatattactttctaacagctgtattctcagtatcTGCAAGAAACCGGTTGCTTAtaaaaatcactaaaatagcGACAGCACCGTTTGGATTGGTTATCAATGCTGTTAtcatcgtggctaacactattgttagtttatgacaaatcatttcggctgtgctttctaacatgatgtcattgtgcttaCAGAGCACCGTtggcctttacaacagagccgcttcactacacttgttagataatgtttcattacagagttcacTGCTGATTTGGGTTTGTCACCGTGTGCGTggtggaaaataatgtaaacagagcggcgtgccagaaatgcaatgcgcaGATGTAGATCCCatttcaaggccaggctgatgttggaagtccctcttGTGGACAGAacatgtaacaacaaccacatgcttatagtggcattgacaatgcataagctctccaccccacactggtccaaccgaggagcaccttctctaagaggctcagacagcttcgatgtcgcacggaccactacaggaaatcattcctaccacaggctaTTAAACTTTTATCACTGAGTGGGAGATAAGACTCGTatcacaactgcactgaatgcaccttgcacaATAGGCTTATCTACATCCTATCTAAatctattgaaacagttgtacattttatttccaaattgtatattttaaatattgctcgtgtagtattctattatttcatgtatattgtttcctattatttaacgTATACtctgtgtgatgtgtgtctgatattttgctgctgcaacagttatttcccattttttgggatcaataaaaaaaaaaatctatctagtGTAGTACAGTTTTATAACAGAatgcatttgagcatttaatagaggaagactgacagctctagtGGAAATTACTCCGAGTGTCATGCTCACCGTCCCATCAACAGGAAACTGCACCAATGGCAAAGAAATAAATATACTGCTGCATTAAGTCATATTATAAAAAGAGTTATTCTGATACTGGTGTACACGAGACCCAATGAGAGAGCAATGCAGTTCAACCATCCACTGATCCTGGACCTGGTCGCATCTGGTAAGCAGCTCCACAGTTACTCTGGCAACACACTGTCCCCCCTTAATGACTATGGATCAGTCAGAAAGGGTCTACTGGTGTGCCATAAACATAATTTGCAGGTGACATTAAGAGACATTTATAAATAAGCCTGTGATGTGTAGCCCTGAGAATGATCTGTTTAGTGCTCAATAGTTTGCCTCCGTATCCAATTTTCTCTTTCCAGATAATTGTCGACGAGCCAGAAAAAACACATTACCTTTCTTGATGATGACCAAGTTGAGCACGCTGAGATTGGCGTCAACGATGCAACCACGGACAGACTTGCGTTTGCGCTCACCAGTCCTGCGGGGACGGTAGCAGGAGTGGCCCTTGCTGAGCAGCAGGCGCACACGGCCGTGGGTCAGCACCCCCTGCTTCATGGGGAAGCCCTGTTTGTCGTTGCCTCCGCTGATGCGCACCACATAACCCTGCAGAAGTAGAGAAAACGAGTTACTTTTCAATTTAGCGCAACTGATACGCAATGTCTCAAAGAATAAAGATTGTTCGCAGAACAGTCAGATGAGACCTGTCCACTTACATTTATAATTCTGCCCAATTTTTGGCCTGAGGTCGGACTGCAAAGTGTCCAAAATAAGCAATGTCTGGGCAGCAGTGGCTTAGACATAGAACATGCTGTCCATTTATTGTAAGCTTGGTCGTTTAATTTCAAATGCCTCCGATCCACATAttaaagtgtccttgagcaagacactgaatatCAGGTGATCCAATGGCCAGCACCTTGCAGGACTATAACTGCAGTCCCATTTATCATTCCTAATGTGGTCTTTTGATTTAAATTTTGCAGTGTCTTACATTACTTTTTTGCCTGCATTAAGACTTGTACTTACTGACTTAGCTAGTAATTTATTTGATGATACAAAGGCATTGACAGAATTATGGCAATCAGCCACGGTTATAAAAAGGAGCAGCAGCTTAAGTGTCAATCCGATACTACTGTACTCGAGACCCAATGAGAGAGCAATTCAGTTCAACCATCCACTGATCCTGGACCTGGTCGCATCTGGTAAGCAGCTCCACAGTTACTCTGGCAACACACTGTCCCCCCTTAATGACTATGGATCAGTCAGAAAGGGTCTACTGGTGTGCCACATTATGTACAACTATACAACACAATTTCACCAAGTCAAACTGGAACATGAACTCTGCAACACGATGTACTGACAAAGCAATCATCAGTTCCACAGAGATCAAATTTCACAACATTAATTTACCTTCCACTCATCTCCCAGAGGGTCAGCAGGCACCTCAGTGGCCATACGCTTCTCATAGAAAGTCCTCAGCTTACGCTCATCATCGACTTCAATCAGCTTCTGGCAGCCAGTAGCGGGGAATGAGATGTTCAGCTGAAAAAGAGTTGCAATGTAAtcgtgagtaaatgtacttggttcCACATGGAAGGTAACCAAAGTCCTCATTAGGTACCGTTAGCGGTGTATGAATGTGACGCTTAGAAAGATGAAATGTTAGCATACCTGGGGTTACTGGTGGggacatacatttaaaaataccTTCATAATAACTTACAATGATCGTCAGCGCATCTGAGCTACAGTAATAACCAATGGCTCGAAGGCCTGTTAGCTGCTCTGACGGCTaaggttagctagctaacactagCTCTCTAGACACTGCTAGCATTAATGCAACCGGTTTAAGGGCCAACATTGTAAACGGACAACGCGGAAAACAAGGCAGGTTCGAGAAACGTGAACTACAAGAGTTTGAAAACTCTTTATTGCAGTCAGCTGAGACTTGAACTCGGTGCACATTACGCTCAGTGTGCCGCCATGTTTCTACAGCTCACTTGCCAACCGGATCGTCAACGCTGGCACTCATCATGATCAAAACTCATCCTAAGTGTCAAAGTCGCGACTGCTCCGTCTAACTAGTCCGCTTTAAAGTTCAGAATCATGGCATCAACCATACAGGAGTATTTCAAAGAAAATAGCTTTCCACACAGATTTAGAGTTTGGGAAACATTGTACCTTCATTTTGCTAAACCGGCCCAACGACGGTCCGCCACGGAAAAGAGACAGGATATCCGCTTGGTGGTCTCACATAGGCCTGAAATATTCTCGCGATAACTGGCtcgctgatttttttttttgatctgGCTCAAGCGAACAAATTCTACACCAAAAAGCTGATGCTGACTAACCCAACTGCATTAAACTGATTAACTTAATACAACATAATGTCCTTATTTGGtgatgtatttatatttattattatttatgtctttatgtatttctttatgtatgtttttttcgTTTGCATTTAGGCCTATAAAATACTACATAAAAGAAGGTAACCCCCACACAAGAGATGGTAAGCTGAATGCGTGTACAAGGTCATTTTTAAAACTCAAAGCAAGATAAACAAATACTTAAATAATGAATTGGTTATGAAGACCATGTAAGTAACGTCAACATAAAGAGGGCATTATTGAGTCACTGAGCATGTGTCGGCCAGAGAGTATACAGCAAAGATAGAAAGATAGTTACCATCCCACTCAGAGAAAATTCCTTTGTAAGAGCAACAGTTGTGATATAATagataaatacatatttaaaatgaTACATCAAATACAAAAGTAAGCTAAACCAACTAAAAACCCAATGAACATAGTTGTAAACACTGGGGCTTACAAATACAGATTCTCTAGACTTTGGatgatgtataaataaaggtaagAAAAGGTGGTTTAGTTTTCGATAATCTTGTCTTACATGTAAATATAATTTACCAAATATGGCAACAGTTTTCAGGATCAAATTATGTCCTTTGTTatgatgatacaaaaatgaCTTCTTCCCATGTAAATTCAGTTTCACCAACACACTTCTAAAAAAACAGTCTGGTAATGAACATCACCCCAAAAAGTTTTTACTATAATTACAGTTGTAAAATAAGTGATCTGTTCTGTCAATGTTTTCATCACAGAAAATGCAGCAGTTCCACTTAGCCTAAATCACTGTCTAGAAGTTCTTGAGTGATATATCCCAAATGTCCTTAGACTTTAGAACTAATGCAGTCTATAGCCTTTTCTTTCCTTGATTATCAGCACTAAACAACAGAACTTGTTTTGCACTTCAAAAACATGATGATGGCTCTGTTTCACATGTACCAGTAAGTCATGCCAGTGCACACAATAACAGACAGTGAATGTGTCAGATGTCAATGTcaaagtaggaaaagcacatcTGAAGATAATACAATTATGATgcctgaattccatttagcttcTCCAGGTCCTGGCACTTTttatgctggctcactgtcacttAGCAACTTGAATAGAATGGAGAAATTACctctgcttttcctgctatgacaagtctaaatgtctgctgtgaaaggCATATTATCACCATTATAACTCACACAATTGTGTGTAAAAACAGTCATGAAAAAGTACTTCCAACTTAAAGAAGTAGGCCATAACCACTATGTAAAACATTGTTCCTAGTAAGTAAATtagtaaagtaagtaaaagtacagatgtATTATCAGTTAAATGTACTTTGAAGTACAGATTATGTAGAGTGCCCCATGTGCTACATTATTAGGCCTATCTATGTATGACAGTAGCCTGATTATCATTATTGATGTATTGTATggagcattttaatgttgatgCTGGTTGAAATGAGGCTTATTGTAACTACCTTATATACTGTTGGAGCTGTGGCCTTTGTCACAAAGTTATAGCTTTAGGTTGTCCTAAATCATTTTACCCTCATAGACTTGCACTTTATTATAACTACAGTAGGCTTATTCAGTATTTCAGCCGTAAATGGTGGTACTGTATGTAAATAACATCCCAGTCCTAAAAGAGATTACAGTGCCTTGTTCCCTTACAACTGTTTTGAAAATACGCTGTTTGCACTGTCAGCAAAGATAACCTGACAGACCTCCCAATGTTCCTGAGAAATTACCTTACTGGATGATAACTGAGTAGctgttgaaaaggatttgcataACTGAACTTGACCCTTAAGTCATTTATTCTCATTTAGACCTTGTAttaattttttatttccatGTCATAGCAGTCCCATGTCTGCTACCAAACCCTGTTCCACACCTGCCTTCCAAACCAGTGGTCAAAATAATAGCAGCCTCCTTGTTTCGTTCACACATTTCTTGTTCCATACCACAAATGCTTCCtgtatacagtcatgtgaacaaattaggacacccattaTAACTCACAAAATTGTGTATAAAAACAGTCATGAAAAAGTAGTTCCAACTTAAAGAAGTAGGCCATAATGTAAAACATTGTTCCTAGTAAGTAAATtagtaaagtaagtaaaagtacagatgtATTATCAGTTAAATGTACTTTGAAGTACAAATTATGTAGAGTGGCCCATGTGCTACATTATTAGGCTTATGTATCACAGTAGCCTGATTATCATTATTGATGCATTGTATggagcattttaatgttgatgCTGGTTGAAATGAGGCTTATTGTAACTACCTTATATACTGTTGGATGGCTTAATTTCCTgtaaaaacatcatattttatacaaTCCTGTTTGTAGGGTCTTATGATATTAATCTGTAAAGTATGCCTAAGTAGTAGctgctaaataaatgtaataattacATGCAAACAAATTTGCAAACAAAATTAAGTAGAAGTGtaacatttaataaaattaaaaagcaAAGAAGGCCTACCTAAATGTAAGTGTAGCCTGCTTTATACCACTGCTAACAAATCACACAACGAGAAATGCACGAAGTGAAAAAAACAACCGTTGGTTAAACATGTGGGGATAAAAAACGTAGGCCTACACTAATATTTGTAATGCAATATGGTTACGCTTTTTTTTACGTTATTCTTTAATAGTCGTTTCAAGTTCATCGTCCCCTTAGCTGGTTGTCTAGGGGTTGatatcatggatgtattacggTTGATATGAGAAAATAAACGGGGGTAacccgttctcttaatacatccaggATGTAACCAGACCCCTGTGGTCACATTTCACCGAAGAAGGAAGCAGACAGAAGGGCGTTCTCTCGCAGCGCTTGAACACTCTTTGGCTACAGACAGAGCAGCTGTCAATGCACGACGCTGAGCGTTACGACAAGCAGGAGGCTTTGTAGGACGACAGAGACTTTCAAATGCACCTCAGCGACGATTTCTGTAGTTTATCACATTGTCGTGTCAGCTCTCAAAACGTTCAAATCTAGCGTATGACAACGATCTGACAGAGAGTGACTTTCCTCGagtgcttttatttatttatctccaAAGCTGACGGCGGAGTGTTGTCTGCTGTGTCCTGTCCATCCGACAGAACTAGTCCAGACATGAGTAACGTTAATCTGATTTTTTGGGACCAGTTGCTGGCTGGCAGCTCCGATGTGGATTGGTGTGAAGGCAATTACCTAATATACCCCAGCATCGCTGAATTTTACAACACGGTCGGTCGCTTTGAATGTTAGCTAACGAtatgtgctttttattttttattttttgcataacGCAGTTTTGTGTATAGacaacagctttttctggctTTGTTTCCctttgcattgcattgttttctTATAGCTTTTAATTTAGGTTAGCTATAGTTAGCTAGCTGCAAGTTATACTGACTTTCAACAGTTTGGCTGCCTTTCAGCTTCAGCATCATGATGTGTAGTGTACTGTTAGCATCAGAGTACAAATGTTCCTTTTCTTCATCATTTCCACTGGCTGACAAGTTTGTTAGGCCAGCAAGGCTCGCGCACTGATCAACTTTTGACAAGCATGTTGTCATTGAGCTACACGATCAGTTCAACTGTGATGCATTTTTGCTCATAGCTTTTCCTTTCCTTATCATTTCAGATcagcaacattttgttttttgttctgcCCCCCATATTAATGTGCTTGTTCCGCCAATATGCAACACATTTCAACAGTGGGATTTACCTCATATGGAGTCTACTAGTTGTGGTTGGTAAGTTGGCTGGTTGACATTAGTGTCTAAACTGTGTGATGACCTTTATACCTTTCATATTTCTGTTCAGCGCTGTGGgacatcttcatcatcttcacttcCCTCAGCTAACACAACTAATACTTTATACATTTTGTAAAGTGTCAGGCTAAAACTTCATGTGTTCTTTATATGCCAGTTCATGTGGTATAAAACTAAAGCATGCTTTTATCTGCCATATGTAGTGCATAATTGGACAAAGATAATTCGAGTGTGGCCTGTAATAATCCTATAAGAGAAAATACACTGCTGCTGAAACAATTAGCCCATTAATCAGTTAGACAGAACATTTTGGCAATCAagtctttgtcattttttttaaacgcaaAAAGTCACTGGTTACAGATTCTCAAATGGGAACATTTGCTGGGCTTCCTCGTCTTCTATGATAGTAAACTGGGCTGGAGTAAATTTGGACAGTTTGACAACACAagctattaaaattaaaattgatcAATTTATTGAGAAAATTATCTGCACATTAAtcgataataaaataaaaagattcaGTAACTAACTAAGAATACACAAACATTGTGAgcataggtgtaatttacaTAATCAAAAATGGCTAGTGCAGCCCACCCCAAAAACCTATTTTaacttcctttacataaataaagacatttgcgcCATAAATTGTGgaagaaaaattcaccagaatgcagaaaatgaagtgtttgacacacaaaatttcaatttcgctcaaaagtggagatctcaacccccccaatgttgaacccaaagttacgcccttgacTGTGAGTACATATACTAAGTACGTGAGTTATACATtgtacaacatacagtatatgaatgagtctgtgcattctttttaaacactgttaGGATGTAGGTTTTCTCAGCTGTGGCCTTTGTCAGTGTCCTCAGTTATAGCTTTAGGTTGTCCTAAATCATTTTACCCTCATAGACTTGCACTTTATTATAACTACAGTAGGCTTATTCATTGGTGGGGTGAATACGCCTATTGCctagatttgatttgatttgacacAGCATTTCAGCCGTAAATGGTGGTACTGTATGTAAATAACAGCCCAGTCCTAAAAGAGATTACAGTGCCTTGTTCCCTTACAACTGTTATGAAAACACGCTGTTTGCACTGTCAGCAAAGATAACCTGACAGACCTCCCAATGTTCCCGAGAAGTGACCTTACTGGATGATAACTGAGTAGctgttgaaaaggatttgcataACTGAACTTGACCCTTAAGTCATTTATTCTCAATTAGACTTTGTAttaattttttatttccatGTCATAGCAGTCCCATGTCTGCTACCAAACCCTGTTCCACACCTGCCTTCCAAACCAGTGGTCAAAATAATAGCAGCCTCCTTGTTTCGTTCACACATTTCTTGTTCCATACCACAAATGCTTCCTGTATATATTGGCCCAGGAGGAGCTCTGACTGCATTCATTGTTTGGAATCTGGAGGCTGTTAAAACGTACACAGCTGACAAGGAGGTTACATGGTTTCACCTCTCTACCTCTGTCTCTGTAGTAGGGATGACCTTTGAGTCGAGCAGAACAACAACGCTATAGGTTCTACCTCTAAAACAGAATTCAGACGCCTTTCTTTGGTTTTGGCCTCAGCTGTGTTTGGACTGAGTCATACATATAGTTTAGGataatacatatacagtattggattattttcattattggttaatctgctgattattttcttgattaatcgtttggtctataaaatgtcagaaaaaagtgaaaaatgccaGTCACAATTTTTCCAATCCATCCAATCCAATGTCACGTCTCGTTTTATCTAATTTACTGTCCAAAACCCCCCAATATTTAGTTAATCATCATAGAAGACAgctaatatttacatatttacaagAAGTTGAGACCAATTAAGTTTGGCATTTTTGAACAAGAAATTACTTAAACCCTGCCATTTGATTATTGAAATAGCTGCTGATTAACTT contains these protein-coding regions:
- the rps6 gene encoding 40S ribosomal protein S6 — translated: MKLNISFPATGCQKLIEVDDERKLRTFYEKRMATEVPADPLGDEWKGYVVRISGGNDKQGFPMKQGVLTHGRVRLLLSKGHSCYRPRRTGERKRKSVRGCIVDANLSVLNLVIIKKGEKDIPGLTDSTVPRRLGPKRASKIRKLFNLAKEDDVRQYVVRRPLTKEGKKPRTKAPRIQRLVTPRVLQHKRRRISLKRQRTLKNKEEASEYAKLLAKRMKEAKEKRQEQIAKRRRLSSLRASTSKSESSQK